The sequence TGCACTAGGGACTACTCGAAGGAGTAGCCTTGCCTCTCTCGTCCGCGTTGGAGTTGCCAGGAGCCCGATGGAACGCCAGCCGCGCGGGACCGCGCAGCGACCAATGGAGGTTCGACGATGCGCCGATGGACACTTGTGCTCGTGCTCGCGGTCCTGACCTGCATGACAACGCCGGCACTGCGTGCGGCAGCGCGTGGCGACGACGACTCGCCCAAGGCGCGAGCGTTGGCGGAGGTCGGGGCGAGCCTCGCACCCTCGCTGGTCCAAGTCGAGATCACCGGCCAGTACGACAAGGGGGAGGCCCCGGGCCAGGACCGGATGGCGATGTGGCGCGCGTATTACAGCGCGATCGATTCCAGCGGCGGAGTCTCGGAATCAAATGAACTGTGGGAGGAGTTGATCAAGCAGGAGCGGCCGCGGTCCCAGTGCGGCTACCTCGTGTCGCCGACACGGGTGTACACCTCGGACCCGATGTTGGACCCTCGCTTCATCAAGAGCATCCAGGTTCGGTTTGGGGATCGGGTGGTGGACGCGAAGCCCGCCGCGTACCCGTTGCTGGAGCACGGACTGTTCCTCGATCTGGCCGAGCCGCTTCCCGACACGAAGCCCCTGGTGTTCGACCCGTCGAAGCCGGGGCCGTACTACACCGTGTCGTACGGACGGAGCGGGGGCATCTGGGCCACGCGGGTGAACGGGCTGCGCGCGGGGGTGCTCCTGACCGACGACGGGCGGCGGCTCGTGCCGAACCCGATCGAGACGCTCGTAGTAAGCAAGGACGGGGTACCGGTCGCTCTGACGGGCTCCGGCGGGCTGGACGTCGACGACGCGTGGAAAGTCGATCCGTCCCAGTGGAAGGCCGAGACGTCGGCGGGCATGGATTCGGCGATCGAGCGGGTCAGGGCCGCCTCAGCTCGCGGCGTCCTTCGCGCCCAGCTTCTCTTCCGCAGCCCGCGTGTGGCTGACGGAGAGGCCTCCCGGTACGGCCGCTACATGCCACGGGGAGACGAGAGCGAGACGATGACGGAGTGGAACGGCTCGGCCGTTCTCGTGAACGACACAACCGTGCTGGTGCTTGCGAGCCTCAAGCCGAAGGTGACGGCGAGGCTGGAGAAGATCCGCCTGTTCACCGCCGACGGGCAGGAACTCGCGGCGACGTTCTCGGGCTCGTTGAAGGACTGGGGCGCCATCGTCGCGACGCTCGGTGCGCCGACAGCGGGCGCGGTCACCTTCTCGACGGCGCCGATCCGGCAGATCGAGGACCGGCTCCTGATCAAGTCCGAGGTGGCCGTCAAGGGGGAGACGCGGATCGAGCATCTCTGGCGGGACCGGATCGACGGGTTCTTCACCGGCCATCGGGGCGATGTGTTCCCCAACATGTCAGGATCGCGCGAGTCGATGAGCAGTTACTACGGTCGCGGTGATACGAACCCGGCCCTGAACTTCCTGTACACGCTCGATGGGTCGCTCGTGGGCGTGCCGATGGAGCGCCGAGAACGGGTCGCCGCGGATGACCAGTATTCACGCGGGTACTCCCTCGGCTCCTCGCTTCCGACGCTGATCGTGCCTGCGGCGCAGGTTACGGCCGTGCTCGATGCGGGGAGCGCGAGCATCGACCAGGACAACCGGCCGCTGAGCGAAGAGCAGGAGAAGCGGCTCGCGTGGCTGGGTATAGAAATGCAGGGGATGGACCCGGAACTGGCTCGCGCGAACGGTGTGACTGAGCAGACCAACGGCGGGCGGTCGGGCGGCATGGTGACCTTTGTCTACGAGGGATCGCCCGCGGCGGCGGCGGGGATTGAAGTGGGCACGATCCTGCTCCGGCTGCACATCGAGGGGCAGCCCAAGCCTCTGGAAGTCTCGGTGACGGAGAACCCGCTGGGCGCCATGGGCGACCAGTTCTGGCAGTACCTCGATCGCGTGCCGGAGGAGTACTTCGACAGCATGCCCCAGCCGTGGGGCAACGCGGAGACGCCGCTGACCCGGGCCCTGACCGACATCGGCTTCGGGAC comes from Phycisphaeraceae bacterium and encodes:
- a CDS encoding PDZ domain-containing protein, giving the protein MRRWTLVLVLAVLTCMTTPALRAAARGDDDSPKARALAEVGASLAPSLVQVEITGQYDKGEAPGQDRMAMWRAYYSAIDSSGGVSESNELWEELIKQERPRSQCGYLVSPTRVYTSDPMLDPRFIKSIQVRFGDRVVDAKPAAYPLLEHGLFLDLAEPLPDTKPLVFDPSKPGPYYTVSYGRSGGIWATRVNGLRAGVLLTDDGRRLVPNPIETLVVSKDGVPVALTGSGGLDVDDAWKVDPSQWKAETSAGMDSAIERVRAASARGVLRAQLLFRSPRVADGEASRYGRYMPRGDESETMTEWNGSAVLVNDTTVLVLASLKPKVTARLEKIRLFTADGQELAATFSGSLKDWGAIVATLGAPTAGAVTFSTAPIRQIEDRLLIKSEVAVKGETRIEHLWRDRIDGFFTGHRGDVFPNMSGSRESMSSYYGRGDTNPALNFLYTLDGSLVGVPMERRERVAADDQYSRGYSLGSSLPTLIVPAAQVTAVLDAGSASIDQDNRPLSEEQEKRLAWLGIEMQGMDPELARANGVTEQTNGGRSGGMVTFVYEGSPAAAAGIEVGTILLRLHIEGQPKPLEVSVTENPLGAMGDQFWQYLDRVPEEYFDSMPQPWGNAETPLTRALTDIGFGTPFTADVFRDGKVEQVGFTVTEGPSYYGSAARIKSEELGLSARDLTYEVRRYFQIKPDEPGVIVAKVEGGTKAAVAGIKPYEIIRSINDEPIRNVGDLEAAIKKGGELRIAVKRMTKGRTVKITLGAKDKEPIRDTDDEPAPANAGN